CGGCCCGGCCCGGCGCTGACGCCCCCTCCCGCCGCCGCGCCGATGTCCGCCCCTGCAGAAGCCGCGTTCGTGGAGGCGGCGCCGCCCGCAGTTGCCACGCCTTCGGCCCTCAGCTTGGTGAGCGGCGCGGTGGAAGTCGCCATTCCGCGCATCGCGGTTCATGTCTTCGCCGAGCGTCAGGACACGGCGTCCGCCGGCGAGCGCGCCGGTCAGGACCGCCGCATGGCCCGCGCCGCCACCCAGATCCGTCTGGGCGGGGTGCAGGCGGCCATCGAGGCCTATCAGCACGAGCCGACGCCGCCCCTGGTGATCGTCGAAAGCCTGAAGGACCCGCAGAGCCTGCTGGCCGAGATCGACCAGCTGGCCCAGGTCTGCGATTCCGGCACCAAGGTCGTCATCATCGGCGCGGCGAACGACATCCTGCTGTATCGCGAACTGATGCGGCGCGGCGTCAGCGAATATCTGGTGGCGCCGATCCAGCCGTTGCAGCTGATCGCGGCGATCGGCGGCCTGTTCGCCGATCCGGCCCAGCCCTTCGTCGGCCGCACCATCGCCTTCGTCGGCGCGCGCGGCGGCGCCGGGGCCTCGGCCGTGGCGCACAACACCGCCTATGCGATGAGCGAGCGGATCGGCGTCAACACCGTCATCGTCGACTATGATCTGCCGTTCGGCACCGCCGGGCTGGACTTCAATCAGGACCCGCTGGGCGGGGTCGCCGACGCCCTGAAACAGCCGGAGCGTCTGGACGCCACCCTGCTGGACCGGATGACGGTGCGCTGCACCGACAAGCTGAGCCTGCTGGCGGCGCCCGCCACACTGGACGCCGACTGGGACTTCAGCCCCGACGTGTTCGAGGAAGTCACCGGCCGGATCCGCGCCACGGCGCCCTTCGTCGTGCTGGACCTGCCGCACCTGTGGTCGGGCTGGATGCGGCGGGCGCTGATTTCAGCGGACGAGG
Above is a window of Brevundimonas naejangsanensis DNA encoding:
- a CDS encoding AAA family ATPase, whose product is MSKLADPHSSGFDALDGFDLDDEFLDLDDGRPGPALTPPPAAAPMSAPAEAAFVEAAPPAVATPSALSLVSGAVEVAIPRIAVHVFAERQDTASAGERAGQDRRMARAATQIRLGGVQAAIEAYQHEPTPPLVIVESLKDPQSLLAEIDQLAQVCDSGTKVVIIGAANDILLYRELMRRGVSEYLVAPIQPLQLIAAIGGLFADPAQPFVGRTIAFVGARGGAGASAVAHNTAYAMSERIGVNTVIVDYDLPFGTAGLDFNQDPLGGVADALKQPERLDATLLDRMTVRCTDKLSLLAAPATLDADWDFSPDVFEEVTGRIRATAPFVVLDLPHLWSGWMRRALISADEVVVVATPDLASLRNAKNMIDLIKQGRPNDAPPRLVLNQVGLPGRPEIPVKDFGAALGVHPSLIIPFDAKVFGTAANNGQMIIDSAAKTKPAEAFETLAQIVSHRELPVAGGQTRAKAAAGGSSLFAGLFSRKRA